From a region of the Flavobacterium sediminilitoris genome:
- a CDS encoding Do family serine endopeptidase has product MKRLGSIFLVSLLSGAITLGAYKFFIEPKNGSTITVAPNYARNVSLGSENINFTDAAESTIHSVVHVKNMTNQRIYRDPLEFIFGMRGGTERQMQVGTGSGVIISEDGYIVTNNHVIDNASELEVTLNNNKSYKAKLIGTDSKMDIALIKIDADEKLPYIIFGDSESVKVGEWVLAVGNPYNLTSTVTAGIISAKARDLSNEGLQSFIQTDAAVNPGNSGGALVNTRGELIGINTMISSPTGSYTGYSFAVPSNITRKIIEDLMQFGNVQRGILGVEGRELNSTFAEEIGSKQSRGFYIEGVTKKSGAEKAGLKSGDVIIELDNKKINGFSELTSYINTKRPDEVVNVTVIRDGNEKTIPVKLTKKELLIYEFNGVEFEDISSNDKKQFKIDSGVKIKSVNNEEIIDYATELEGSIILSVDGRKVDDIEKLTRYLKSKKSPKSQYRIITKKGQLIQAIF; this is encoded by the coding sequence ATGAAAAGATTAGGAAGTATATTTTTAGTATCATTATTAAGTGGTGCCATTACATTAGGCGCATATAAATTTTTTATTGAACCTAAAAATGGATCAACAATTACTGTAGCGCCAAACTACGCAAGAAATGTTAGCCTAGGTTCTGAAAATATTAATTTTACTGATGCTGCGGAAAGCACCATTCATAGTGTTGTACACGTAAAAAACATGACAAATCAACGCATTTATAGAGATCCATTAGAGTTTATTTTCGGAATGAGGGGCGGAACTGAAAGACAAATGCAAGTAGGAACAGGCTCAGGAGTTATCATTTCCGAAGATGGCTATATTGTTACTAATAATCACGTAATTGATAATGCGAGCGAACTTGAAGTTACTTTAAATAACAACAAAAGCTACAAAGCAAAACTAATTGGTACCGATTCTAAAATGGATATTGCATTAATTAAAATTGATGCTGACGAAAAGTTACCTTATATTATATTTGGAGATTCCGAAAGTGTTAAAGTAGGCGAATGGGTTCTTGCTGTTGGTAATCCATATAATTTAACATCAACTGTAACAGCAGGAATCATATCTGCAAAAGCACGTGACTTAAGCAATGAAGGATTACAATCATTTATTCAAACTGATGCTGCTGTAAATCCTGGAAATAGTGGTGGTGCTTTAGTAAACACTCGTGGTGAGCTTATAGGAATTAACACTATGATTTCCTCTCCTACTGGAAGTTATACAGGATATTCTTTTGCTGTTCCTTCAAATATTACTAGAAAAATTATTGAAGATTTAATGCAGTTTGGTAATGTTCAAAGAGGAATATTAGGTGTTGAAGGTCGTGAATTAAATAGTACATTTGCAGAAGAAATTGGTTCTAAACAATCACGAGGATTCTATATTGAAGGTGTTACAAAAAAATCTGGAGCTGAAAAAGCAGGCTTAAAATCAGGAGATGTAATCATTGAATTAGATAATAAAAAAATCAATGGTTTCTCTGAATTAACGTCATATATCAATACAAAACGTCCAGACGAAGTTGTAAATGTAACCGTAATTAGAGATGGTAATGAAAAAACGATTCCTGTTAAACTTACAAAAAAAGAGCTTTTAATTTATGAATTTAACGGAGTTGAATTTGAAGATATTTCTTCAAACGATAAAAAACAATTCAAGATAGATTCAGGTGTTAAAATAAAATCAGTTAATAATGAAGAAATTATAGACTATGCAACAGAATTAGAAGGTAGTATTATTCTAAGTGTAGATGGAAGAAAAGTAGACGACATTGAAAAATTAACTCGCTACTTAAAAAGTAAAAAAAGTCCTAAATCTCAATATAGAATCATTACGAAAAAAGGACAACTAATTCAGGCTATTTTTTAA
- a CDS encoding carbon-nitrogen hydrolase family protein, whose product MEKNNKLKIAIAQISPVWLNKQKTIKKIKKTIEEAGKNKCELIVFGESFLPGYPFWLSITNGATFNNSQQKEIHAHYVKNSIQIEIGELDTICELAKKYKIAIYLGLMERAKNRGGHSIYCSLVYINSLGKIKSIHRKLQPTFEERLTWAMGDGNGLQVHELKNFTVGGLNCWENWMPLARTALYGMGENLHIAVWPGSENNTADITKFIAKESRSFVVSVSGLMKKENFPEDTPHLNKILENCPDVLANGGSCIAGPDGEWIIAPVINKEGLIIADIDFQKVLEERQNFDCVGHYSRPDVTKLIINRERQSIIQIID is encoded by the coding sequence ATGGAGAAGAATAACAAATTAAAAATTGCAATAGCACAAATTTCACCTGTTTGGTTAAACAAGCAAAAAACTATTAAAAAAATTAAAAAGACAATAGAAGAAGCAGGTAAAAACAAATGTGAACTAATTGTTTTTGGAGAATCTTTTTTACCTGGCTATCCTTTTTGGCTTTCCATTACAAATGGGGCTACTTTTAACAATTCTCAACAAAAAGAGATTCATGCACATTATGTAAAAAACTCAATTCAAATAGAAATTGGAGAATTAGATACTATATGCGAATTGGCAAAAAAGTACAAAATTGCAATTTATCTAGGGTTAATGGAACGTGCAAAAAACCGTGGAGGTCATAGCATTTATTGTTCATTAGTATACATTAATTCTTTGGGAAAAATAAAATCTATACATCGAAAATTACAACCTACATTTGAAGAACGATTAACTTGGGCAATGGGTGACGGTAATGGACTACAAGTACATGAATTAAAAAACTTTACTGTTGGCGGACTGAATTGCTGGGAAAATTGGATGCCATTAGCTAGAACTGCTTTGTATGGAATGGGAGAAAATCTTCATATTGCTGTTTGGCCAGGATCAGAGAACAATACGGCTGATATTACAAAATTCATTGCAAAAGAATCTCGTTCTTTTGTTGTTTCTGTATCTGGTTTAATGAAAAAAGAAAACTTTCCCGAAGATACTCCTCATTTAAACAAAATACTTGAAAATTGTCCTGACGTATTAGCAAATGGCGGCTCTTGTATCGCCGGACCAGATGGAGAATGGATTATTGCTCCTGTTATCAATAAAGAAGGATTAATAATTGCCGATATAGATTTTCAAAAAGTATTAGAGGAAAGACAAAATTTTGATTGTGTTGGACATTATTCCAGACCTGATGTAACAAAACTAATTATAAATAGAGAACGACAATCGATTATTCAAATTATAGATTAA
- the dapF gene encoding diaminopimelate epimerase, whose translation MSLIFYKYQGTGNDFVMIDNRQSTFPKNNTKLVAKLCDRKFGIGADGLILLENHDKYDFKMVYYNADGNESSMCGNGGRCLVAFAKQLDIVKDEATFEAIDGYHYATISSDNIVSLQMKDVSNVTLNEGYIFLDTGSPHHVELVENLENFDVKNIGAKIRYSDLYGKEGSNINFVKQIDSDKFAVRTYERGVEDETLSCGTGVTAVAIGMYKTQKTNSNNVKLQVEGGDLEVRFKEENGKFTNVFLIGPAILVFKGTIEV comes from the coding sequence ATGAGTCTTATATTTTACAAATATCAAGGAACAGGAAATGATTTTGTTATGATTGATAACCGTCAAAGTACATTTCCCAAAAATAATACCAAACTTGTTGCAAAATTATGTGATAGAAAATTTGGCATAGGTGCTGACGGACTTATTTTGTTAGAGAATCATGATAAGTATGATTTTAAAATGGTCTATTATAATGCAGATGGGAATGAAAGTAGTATGTGTGGTAATGGTGGTAGATGTTTAGTCGCATTTGCGAAACAATTAGATATTGTGAAAGATGAAGCAACATTTGAAGCTATTGATGGTTACCATTATGCAACAATTAGTAGTGATAATATAGTATCATTACAAATGAAAGATGTGTCAAATGTGACATTAAATGAAGGATATATTTTTTTAGATACAGGTTCTCCACATCATGTTGAATTGGTTGAAAATCTAGAAAATTTTGATGTTAAGAATATTGGTGCTAAAATTCGTTATTCTGATTTATATGGTAAAGAAGGAAGTAATATTAATTTTGTGAAACAAATTGACAGTGACAAATTTGCAGTTCGTACCTATGAAAGAGGAGTAGAGGATGAAACTTTATCATGCGGAACAGGTGTAACTGCTGTAGCAATAGGAATGTATAAAACTCAAAAAACCAACTCTAATAATGTAAAACTTCAGGTTGAAGGAGGAGATTTAGAGGTTCGTTTTAAAGAAGAGAATGGAAAATTTACAAACGTATTTCTTATAGGACCTGCTATTCTTGTTTTTAAAGGAACTATTGAAGTTTAA
- a CDS encoding GNAT family N-acetyltransferase: protein MVTLKGNTIHLRALEPEDLEFVYVIENDESIWEISNTQVPYSRFLIRQYLENAHQDIYEAKQLRLVVCLNDTTSAIGLIDLFDFDPKNNRAGIGILIQNIENRSKGIGTEALALLIDYSFKQLQLHQLYANIGIENEHSLQLFSKFGFEKIGIKKDWNKVNGIYHDELIFQLINNQ from the coding sequence TTGGTAACATTAAAAGGAAATACAATTCATTTAAGAGCTCTTGAACCAGAAGATTTAGAGTTTGTCTATGTAATAGAGAATGATGAATCTATCTGGGAAATTAGTAATACGCAAGTGCCTTATAGTCGTTTTTTAATTCGACAATATTTAGAAAATGCTCATCAAGATATTTATGAAGCAAAACAACTTCGTTTGGTAGTTTGTTTAAACGATACTACTAGTGCAATTGGATTAATTGACTTATTTGATTTTGATCCCAAAAATAATCGTGCAGGAATTGGAATTTTAATTCAGAATATTGAGAACAGATCAAAAGGAATAGGTACTGAAGCATTAGCGTTATTAATTGATTATTCATTTAAGCAATTGCAATTACATCAGCTTTATGCAAATATTGGAATTGAAAATGAACATAGTCTGCAACTTTTTTCTAAATTTGGGTTTGAAAAAATAGGAATAAAAAAAGACTGGAATAAAGTGAATGGAATTTATCACGACGAGCTAATATTTCAGTTAATTAATAATCAATAA
- a CDS encoding glyceraldehyde-3-phosphate dehydrogenase, whose product MSNNNLYEKELAFQADRRKACVEFIKIISDLWYDKSIELVLFRNQLIDRNVSDIINLHEYAGEFVGKPINVFDSVEIAEAINSLDLPPSKIDIGKLTYEYHLEDDKYNDAKAFVIDKLKNAKDYHEIKPKDVVLYGFGRIGRLLAREMMSKIGKGQQLRLRAIVTRDKNDATLIEKRASLLRYDSVHGDFEGSVQADPENSALIVNGTTVHLITANSPEEIDYTQYGIEDALVIDNTGAFTTEEALQRHLVSKGVKKVLLTAPGKGVPNIVYGVNHKEFNPDETNIYSAASCTTNAITPILKVVEDTLGVVKGHIETIHAYTNDQNLVDNMHKKYRRGRSAALNMVITETGAGSAVAKALPNLAGKLTSNAIRVPVPNGSLVVLNLEVNKETSVDELNNIMKKYALEGNLVEQIKYSLNNELVSSDIVGTPAPSIYDSNATIVSADGKNIVMYVWYDNEYGYSHQVIRLAKYISKVRRYTYY is encoded by the coding sequence ATGAGTAATAACAATTTATACGAGAAAGAACTTGCTTTTCAAGCTGATAGAAGAAAAGCATGTGTAGAGTTCATTAAGATTATTAGTGATTTATGGTACGACAAGTCTATCGAGTTAGTTTTATTTAGAAATCAACTAATTGATAGAAATGTTAGCGACATCATAAACTTACATGAATATGCTGGTGAATTTGTTGGAAAACCAATTAATGTTTTTGATTCAGTAGAAATTGCTGAAGCCATTAATAGCTTAGATTTACCACCATCAAAAATTGATATTGGAAAACTTACTTATGAATATCATTTAGAAGATGACAAATATAATGATGCTAAAGCTTTTGTAATCGATAAATTAAAGAATGCAAAAGACTATCATGAAATTAAACCTAAAGATGTCGTTCTTTATGGTTTTGGTCGTATTGGCCGATTATTAGCTCGTGAAATGATGAGCAAAATAGGAAAAGGACAACAGTTACGATTAAGAGCAATTGTTACTCGTGATAAAAATGATGCAACTTTAATAGAAAAAAGAGCTTCATTATTACGCTATGACTCTGTTCATGGAGATTTCGAAGGTTCTGTTCAAGCTGACCCAGAAAATAGCGCTTTAATTGTTAACGGAACAACTGTTCATCTTATTACAGCAAACTCTCCAGAAGAAATTGATTATACACAATATGGTATTGAAGACGCTTTAGTGATCGACAATACAGGTGCTTTCACAACAGAAGAAGCACTACAACGTCATTTAGTTTCTAAAGGAGTTAAGAAAGTATTATTAACTGCTCCAGGAAAAGGAGTTCCAAATATTGTTTATGGAGTAAATCATAAAGAATTTAATCCTGACGAAACTAATATTTACTCTGCAGCTTCTTGTACTACAAATGCTATTACCCCTATTTTAAAAGTAGTTGAAGATACTTTAGGAGTTGTTAAAGGACATATTGAAACAATACACGCATATACTAACGACCAAAATTTGGTTGATAATATGCACAAAAAATACAGAAGAGGTCGTTCAGCAGCTTTAAACATGGTAATCACAGAAACTGGAGCTGGAAGCGCGGTTGCAAAAGCACTACCTAATTTAGCTGGAAAACTAACTTCAAATGCTATCCGTGTTCCTGTTCCAAATGGATCACTAGTAGTTTTAAACTTAGAAGTTAACAAAGAAACTTCTGTTGATGAGTTAAATAATATTATGAAAAAATATGCTCTTGAAGGAAATCTTGTTGAGCAAATTAAATATTCATTAAATAATGAATTAGTTTCTTCTGATATAGTAGGCACACCTGCTCCATCAATTTATGATAGCAATGCTACAATTGTTTCCGCAGATGGAAAAAACATTGTTATGTATGTATGGTATGACAATGAATATGGTTATAGTCACCAAGTAATAAGATTAGCTAAATATATTTCTAAAGTAAGAAGATATACTTACTATTAG
- the dnaA gene encoding chromosomal replication initiator protein DnaA has product MDKTAQSVWKNCLLFIKDNIQEQAYKTWFEPIQSVDLNDNALSIQVPSKFFYEWLEEHYVKLLKVALTKELGPSAKLLYKIRMENTYGNKLPFTEQIPSNNRQPVKTQEVDVPIVQKNPELKNPFIIPGIRNINIDSQLNANYSFDNFLEGDSNRLARSAGLAVANKPGGTSFNPLLIFGGVGLGKTHLAHAIGVEIKDKFPEKTVLYISAEIFTQQYIDSVKKNTRNDFIHFYQLIDVLIIDDVQFLSGKTGTQDVFFHIFNHLHQNGKQVILTSDKAPVDMQDIEQRLLSRFKWGLSAELHQPDYETRISILKNILFRDGVEMPEDIIEYVAKNIKSNVRELEGAIISLIAQSSFNKREVTIELAKQVVEKFVKNVKREISIDYIQKVVSDYFQLDIETLQSKTRKRHVVQARQLAMFFAKKYTKSSLANIGNQIGDRDHATVLHACKTVDNLVTTDKQFRKFVDDINKKLSL; this is encoded by the coding sequence ATGGATAAAACTGCGCAATCGGTATGGAAAAATTGTCTGCTATTCATAAAGGATAACATTCAGGAGCAAGCCTACAAAACATGGTTTGAACCCATACAGTCGGTTGACTTAAATGACAATGCGCTTTCTATTCAGGTTCCTAGTAAATTCTTTTATGAATGGCTAGAAGAACACTATGTTAAACTTTTAAAAGTTGCACTTACTAAAGAACTTGGTCCAAGTGCAAAATTATTATATAAAATTAGAATGGAAAATACCTATGGTAATAAACTTCCATTCACTGAACAAATTCCTAGTAACAATAGACAACCTGTAAAAACACAAGAAGTAGATGTACCTATAGTTCAGAAAAACCCTGAATTGAAAAATCCTTTTATTATTCCTGGTATTAGAAATATTAATATTGATTCTCAATTAAATGCTAATTATAGCTTCGATAATTTCCTTGAGGGAGATTCTAATCGTTTAGCTAGAAGTGCTGGTTTAGCTGTTGCAAACAAACCTGGAGGAACATCATTTAACCCTTTATTAATTTTTGGAGGAGTTGGATTAGGAAAAACGCATTTAGCACATGCAATAGGTGTAGAGATTAAAGATAAATTTCCTGAAAAAACTGTTTTATATATTTCAGCAGAAATTTTTACACAACAATATATAGATTCTGTTAAAAAGAATACTAGAAATGATTTTATTCACTTCTATCAATTAATTGATGTTTTAATAATTGATGATGTACAATTCTTATCTGGAAAAACAGGAACACAAGATGTATTCTTTCACATATTCAATCATTTACATCAAAATGGTAAGCAAGTTATCTTAACATCAGATAAAGCACCTGTTGATATGCAAGATATTGAACAACGTTTATTATCACGCTTCAAATGGGGATTATCAGCAGAGTTGCATCAACCTGATTATGAAACTCGTATTTCTATCTTAAAAAATATCTTATTTAGAGATGGTGTTGAAATGCCTGAAGATATTATAGAATATGTCGCAAAAAATATAAAATCTAATGTTCGCGAATTAGAAGGTGCTATTATTTCATTAATTGCTCAATCTTCTTTCAATAAAAGAGAAGTTACTATTGAACTTGCAAAACAAGTTGTAGAAAAATTTGTTAAGAATGTTAAACGAGAAATCTCTATTGACTATATACAAAAAGTAGTTTCTGATTATTTCCAATTAGATATTGAAACATTACAATCTAAAACAAGAAAAAGACATGTTGTACAAGCACGTCAGTTAGCTATGTTTTTTGCTAAGAAATATACAAAGTCATCATTAGCAAATATTGGAAACCAAATTGGAGATAGAGATCATGCCACTGTTTTACATGCATGTAAGACGGTTGATAATTTAGTTACTACAGATAAACAATTTCGCAAATTTGTAGATGATATAAATAAAAAGTTGTCATTATAA
- a CDS encoding low molecular weight protein-tyrosine-phosphatase, with protein MSTKILMVCLGNICRSPLAEGILQSKLPKDQFIIDSAGTGGWHAGQLPDKRSIETAKKHGIDITNQRARQFKLTDFEDFDYIYTMDISNYKNILSLAPSEMAKSKVKLILNELFPNKNIEVPDPYYGGQDGFEEVFKMLDEACNVIVKKL; from the coding sequence ATGAGTACAAAAATCTTAATGGTTTGCTTAGGTAATATTTGTCGTTCACCTCTTGCTGAAGGCATATTACAAAGTAAGTTGCCAAAAGATCAATTTATTATAGACTCTGCCGGAACAGGTGGTTGGCATGCGGGTCAATTACCTGATAAACGTTCGATAGAAACTGCAAAAAAACACGGAATAGACATAACAAATCAAAGAGCTAGACAGTTTAAGTTAACTGATTTTGAAGATTTTGATTATATTTATACAATGGATATATCTAACTACAAAAACATCTTATCTCTTGCTCCAAGTGAGATGGCAAAATCAAAAGTAAAACTTATCTTAAACGAACTTTTCCCTAATAAAAACATAGAAGTTCCTGATCCATATTATGGTGGACAAGATGGTTTTGAAGAAGTATTTAAAATGCTCGATGAAGCTTGTAATGTTATTGTGAAAAAATTATAG
- a CDS encoding SAM-dependent methyltransferase, whose product MNTSFGKLYLIPCTLSNPGETTVVPEDVLPHTVKRAIDFIDYYIVENEKTARRFIKSIHPEKKQPELNISVLNKHTEIAEHYDFIKPLLNGKSIGLLSESGCPGIADPGAVIVKLAHEKGIQVVPLVGPSSILLALMASGMNGQSFAFNGYLPIDAHEKKNELKHFERLSQERNQSQLFIETPYRNNKLLEDLIQILQPSTHLCIACDITLPTEYIKTKTIKEWKKDKVDLHKRPCIFIIHKM is encoded by the coding sequence ATGAACACTTCTTTTGGCAAACTATACTTAATTCCTTGTACATTGTCTAATCCTGGTGAAACAACTGTAGTTCCTGAGGATGTTTTACCTCATACTGTAAAAAGAGCTATTGATTTTATTGATTATTATATTGTTGAAAATGAAAAAACAGCCCGTAGGTTTATAAAAAGTATTCATCCTGAGAAAAAACAACCAGAATTAAATATTTCTGTTTTGAATAAGCATACTGAAATAGCTGAGCACTATGATTTTATCAAACCTTTATTAAATGGTAAAAGCATCGGTTTATTAAGTGAGTCTGGATGTCCAGGTATTGCCGATCCTGGAGCAGTAATTGTAAAATTAGCCCATGAAAAAGGTATTCAAGTAGTGCCATTAGTTGGACCTAGTTCTATTTTGCTAGCCTTAATGGCAAGTGGCATGAATGGACAAAGTTTTGCTTTTAACGGATATTTACCTATTGATGCCCATGAGAAGAAGAATGAGCTTAAACATTTTGAGCGTTTATCACAAGAAAGAAATCAATCGCAATTATTTATAGAAACTCCTTATAGGAACAATAAATTACTAGAAGATTTAATTCAAATATTACAGCCTTCTACACATTTATGCATTGCTTGTGATATTACTTTACCTACAGAATATATTAAAACTAAAACTATAAAAGAGTGGAAAAAAGACAAGGTCGACTTACATAAGCGACCTTGCATTTTTATTATTCACAAAATGTAA
- the cas1 gene encoding type II CRISPR-associated endonuclease Cas1, with amino-acid sequence MLKKSILLENKASINTKNIQLIIKSESRESTIPIEDIGFIVIDNPEIYISIPALNLLIENNTSVIICNTNHLPNGMFLNLNSHHVQQEIFKQQINASIPLKKQLWQQTIIEKINNQGILLSHITEKSNHFSYLASKVLSGDTTNMEGVAASFYWKTFFDAKNSKSSKFKRERFGDYPNNFLNYGYAILRAATARALSGSGLLNTLGIHHKSKYNAFALADDIIEPF; translated from the coding sequence ATGCTAAAAAAATCTATATTACTCGAAAACAAAGCTTCTATTAACACTAAAAATATCCAACTTATAATAAAATCGGAAAGTAGAGAAAGTACTATTCCTATTGAAGATATTGGTTTTATAGTAATTGATAATCCTGAAATTTATATTAGCATTCCTGCATTAAATTTACTCATTGAGAACAATACTTCTGTAATCATCTGTAATACAAATCATTTACCAAATGGAATGTTTTTAAATCTAAATAGTCATCATGTACAACAAGAAATTTTCAAACAACAAATTAACGCTAGCATTCCATTAAAAAAGCAACTTTGGCAACAAACTATTATTGAGAAAATAAATAATCAAGGTATTCTACTGTCACACATCACAGAAAAATCAAATCATTTTTCTTACTTAGCATCAAAAGTATTAAGTGGAGACACTACAAATATGGAAGGTGTTGCAGCTAGTTTTTACTGGAAAACCTTTTTTGACGCAAAGAACAGTAAATCATCTAAATTTAAGAGAGAACGTTTTGGCGATTACCCTAACAATTTTCTTAACTATGGTTATGCTATCTTAAGAGCAGCAACTGCTAGAGCTTTATCAGGTAGTGGATTATTAAATACACTTGGCATACATCATAAAAGCAAATACAATGCTTTTGCATTGGCAGATGATATAATAGAACCTTTTTAA
- a CDS encoding peptidoglycan-binding protein LysM produces the protein MVRKGSYFLGLTVLVVLVSSGFNSFETEKVEGFHLEENEIVSYHVRSENEDEIETETVNKEIAVPYVGKTFVGFKQALAFKESRGILTMVNPYGYMGRYQFGKSTLRSIGIYDFQEFLRNADWQDKAFKALLAKNKWELRKEIEKYCGRVINGVKITESGLLAAAHLGGAGSVKKYLRSNGRNGFKDGFGTSLRSYIKKFGGYDVSHIPANRNAKVKLS, from the coding sequence ATGGTAAGAAAAGGTTCATATTTTTTAGGATTGACCGTCCTAGTAGTATTAGTTTCATCAGGATTCAATTCTTTTGAAACTGAAAAAGTAGAAGGATTTCATTTAGAGGAAAACGAAATAGTTTCCTATCACGTAAGAAGTGAAAATGAGGATGAAATCGAAACTGAAACAGTAAATAAAGAGATTGCTGTTCCTTATGTGGGAAAAACTTTTGTAGGCTTTAAACAAGCACTAGCATTTAAAGAATCTCGAGGTATTCTAACAATGGTTAATCCTTATGGATACATGGGGAGATACCAATTTGGAAAGAGTACATTACGCTCTATTGGAATTTATGATTTTCAAGAATTTTTAAGAAACGCTGATTGGCAAGATAAAGCTTTTAAAGCTTTATTAGCTAAAAATAAGTGGGAGTTAAGAAAGGAAATTGAAAAATATTGCGGTAGAGTAATTAACGGAGTAAAGATTACAGAATCAGGATTATTAGCAGCTGCACATTTAGGTGGAGCAGGATCAGTTAAAAAATACCTGAGAAGTAATGGAAGAAACGGATTCAAAGATGGTTTTGGAACTTCATTAAGAAGTTACATTAAGAAATTTGGAGGATATGACGTTTCTCATATCCCAGCAAATAGAAATGCAAAAGTTAAATTAAGTTAA
- the mltG gene encoding endolytic transglycosylase MltG has protein sequence MNLKRIIAFVAIIGIVVAAIVSYYVYNKAFVPNTKFSEKEVYVYIPTNANYEEVKELLSPYLKDSNNFDFVATNRKYAQNIKAGKFLLKEGMTNFDIIRALRYNIPVKVAFNNQESIGKLAQRLASQTEPDSLAFIQAFTNPDFLAENDFSEENILAMFIPNTYEFYWNTSATKVADKMAKEYRKFWNNERKLKALNHDLTPIEVSVLASIVHKETAKVSERPRVAGVYLNRLTTGMPLQADPTIIYAIKSKTGDFDQVIKRVLYDDLKIISPYNTYINLGLPPGPITMPDISAIDAVLNAEKHDYLYFCASPDNPGYHAFASNYTQHQINARKYSEWVNKLGINR, from the coding sequence TTGAATTTAAAAAGAATCATTGCTTTTGTAGCAATAATAGGAATAGTAGTTGCTGCAATAGTATCATATTATGTTTATAATAAAGCATTTGTACCAAATACGAAATTTTCAGAAAAAGAAGTATATGTTTATATTCCTACAAATGCTAATTATGAAGAGGTTAAAGAACTGTTAAGTCCATATTTAAAAGATAGTAATAATTTCGATTTTGTAGCAACAAATAGAAAATACGCTCAAAATATAAAAGCAGGTAAATTTTTGTTAAAAGAAGGAATGACAAATTTTGATATTATAAGAGCGTTACGTTATAATATTCCTGTGAAAGTAGCTTTTAATAATCAAGAAAGTATTGGGAAATTGGCACAACGATTAGCTTCTCAAACTGAACCAGATAGTCTCGCTTTTATACAAGCTTTTACGAATCCAGATTTTTTAGCTGAAAATGATTTTTCTGAAGAGAATATTTTGGCTATGTTCATCCCTAATACATATGAATTTTATTGGAATACATCAGCAACAAAAGTAGCAGATAAAATGGCAAAGGAGTATAGAAAATTTTGGAATAATGAAAGAAAATTGAAAGCATTGAACCATGATTTAACGCCTATTGAAGTTTCAGTTTTGGCTTCAATTGTACATAAAGAAACAGCTAAAGTAAGTGAAAGACCAAGGGTTGCAGGTGTTTATTTAAATAGATTAACAACAGGAATGCCATTACAAGCAGATCCAACTATTATTTATGCTATTAAAAGTAAAACAGGCGATTTTGATCAAGTTATAAAAAGAGTATTATATGATGATTTAAAAATAATATCTCCATATAATACTTATATAAATTTAGGTTTGCCACCAGGACCAATTACAATGCCTGATATTTCAGCTATAGATGCTGTTTTAAACGCTGAAAAACACGATTATTTATATTTTTGTGCTAGTCCAGATAATCCAGGATATCATGCATTTGCATCAAATTATACCCAACATCAAATTAATGCAAGAAAATATAGTGAATGGGTAAATAAACTTGGAATTAATAGATAA